A window of Corallococcus macrosporus DSM 14697 contains these coding sequences:
- a CDS encoding radical SAM protein, with protein MRYELQDGRILTWSLETHVATHCNLRCEQCCPLSPHLPAWSVDPAALGKDLRQLAQALRPNVFKLTGGEPFLHPDLPAVLDAVRASGISRQVSVTTNGFLAQSAPDAVYERLDRMTLSVYTSAPLPERSIARITERCEQHGVHLTVKRIDAFQQLTPEAPHETEEAVRGVHARCWLKVRCHLVHAGRFYACTRPPHVATVLGRTYPELPALGEIDGVPLDTPDLLGHLLNHLERETPLATCRYCLGGDGAWRPHAQLPRARS; from the coding sequence GTGCGCTACGAGCTCCAAGACGGACGCATCCTCACCTGGTCCCTGGAGACGCACGTCGCCACGCACTGCAACCTGCGCTGCGAGCAGTGCTGCCCGCTGTCGCCGCACCTGCCCGCCTGGTCCGTGGACCCCGCGGCCCTGGGCAAGGACTTGCGCCAGCTCGCCCAGGCCCTGAGGCCCAACGTCTTCAAGCTCACGGGCGGCGAGCCCTTCCTCCACCCCGACCTGCCAGCGGTGCTGGACGCCGTGCGCGCCTCGGGCATCTCCCGGCAGGTGTCCGTCACCACCAACGGCTTCCTCGCCCAGAGCGCGCCTGACGCCGTCTACGAGCGCCTGGACCGGATGACCCTGTCCGTCTACACCTCCGCGCCGCTGCCGGAGCGCTCCATCGCCCGCATCACCGAGCGCTGCGAGCAGCACGGCGTCCACCTCACGGTGAAGCGCATCGACGCCTTCCAGCAGCTCACGCCGGAGGCGCCCCACGAAACCGAAGAGGCCGTGCGAGGCGTCCACGCCCGGTGCTGGCTGAAGGTCCGCTGCCACCTGGTCCACGCGGGCCGCTTCTACGCCTGCACGCGCCCGCCGCACGTGGCGACGGTGCTGGGGCGCACCTACCCGGAGCTGCCCGCGCTGGGCGAAATCGACGGCGTGCCGCTCGACACGCCGGACCTGCTGGGCCACCTGCTCAACCACCTCGAACGGGAGACGCCGCTGGCCACCTGCCGCTACTGCCTGGGCGGCGACGGCGCCTGGCGGCCGCACGCCCAGCTCCCTCGCGCCCGAAGCTGA
- a CDS encoding aldo/keto reductase, which translates to METRKLGTQGPTVSALGLGCMGMSDFYAGRDDAESEATLLHALERGITFFDTADMYGSGANEQLVGRVLKPHRAKVVLATKFGIVRDPADPHKRGINGRPEYVKQACEASLRRLGVDVIDLYYLHRLDAQTPIEETVGAMAELVREGKVRFLGLSEVDADTLRRAAKAHPITALQSEYSLWSREPEDGVLQACRELGVGFVPYSPLGRGFLTGQIKRFEDLAQDDYRRFSPRFQGENFTRNLELVAHIERLAKEKGCTPAQLALAWVLAQGKDLVPIPGTKRRKYLDENLGALEVTLTAADLAAINAIAPPGVAAGERYPPTMQSTLPKASQPRAR; encoded by the coding sequence ATGGAGACTCGGAAGCTGGGAACGCAGGGCCCCACGGTGTCGGCGCTGGGGCTGGGCTGCATGGGGATGTCCGACTTCTACGCGGGGCGGGATGACGCGGAGTCGGAGGCCACGCTGCTGCACGCGCTGGAGCGGGGCATCACCTTCTTCGACACCGCCGACATGTATGGCTCGGGCGCCAACGAGCAGCTCGTGGGCCGGGTGCTCAAGCCGCACCGGGCGAAGGTCGTGCTGGCGACGAAGTTCGGCATCGTCCGCGACCCGGCGGACCCGCACAAGCGCGGCATCAACGGGCGGCCGGAGTACGTGAAGCAGGCCTGCGAGGCCAGCCTGCGCCGGCTGGGCGTGGACGTCATCGACCTGTACTACCTGCACCGGCTGGACGCGCAGACGCCCATCGAGGAGACGGTGGGCGCCATGGCGGAGCTGGTGCGCGAGGGCAAGGTGCGCTTCCTGGGCCTGTCGGAGGTGGACGCGGACACGCTGCGCCGGGCGGCGAAGGCGCACCCCATCACCGCGCTCCAGAGCGAGTACTCGCTGTGGAGCCGTGAGCCGGAGGACGGCGTGCTCCAGGCGTGCCGCGAGCTGGGCGTGGGCTTCGTGCCGTACAGCCCGCTGGGCCGCGGCTTCCTCACGGGGCAAATCAAGCGCTTCGAGGACCTGGCGCAGGACGACTACCGCCGCTTCTCGCCCCGCTTCCAGGGGGAGAACTTCACGCGCAACCTGGAGCTCGTCGCGCACATCGAGCGGCTGGCGAAGGAGAAGGGGTGCACCCCGGCGCAGCTCGCGCTCGCGTGGGTGCTGGCGCAGGGGAAGGACCTGGTGCCCATCCCCGGCACCAAGCGCCGCAAGTACCTGGACGAGAACCTGGGCGCGCTGGAGGTGACGCTCACGGCCGCGGACCTGGCCGCCATCAACGCCATCGCGCCGCCGGGGGTCGCCGCGGGTGAGCGCTATCCGCCGACCATGCAGTCCACGCTGCCCAAGGCGTCCCAGCCGCGGGCGCGGTGA
- a CDS encoding ATP-binding protein — MHARPERHPPLWASRAGRYGVALISLAVAWGLASFISATPFLFFFGAVMVSGWWGGWGPALVTTALSVVVVDFYFFEPLLTLFPGTKGAVSLAAFAVLALLMTKLNVMLRKVNAERAQLLERERAARSEAEAGQARLHALFRDAPACIILMRGPQHVYSFSNPMNNALVGRDDLVGKEAHQALPWADARGFITILDEVYRTGVPFVGNAVPFPRALPNGETQEVCLNIVYQPTRNEKGQVDGIAGFGFDVTDLVRARQRAEALTHELQQAEARDWLLAESGAVLTSSLDDEATLRNLAKRVVPTFADWCVVDVAEPDGTFRRLEAAHFRPEDDALAEDLLRHGLLPEGNPGHPPTVALLKAEPVYIEHLTRERALELGHDAEHARVIRALGPVSFISVPLLARGQVLGVLSFIHTYSGRYYTASDLAFAKELAHRAALSMENAQLYAEAREAIRLRDEFMSIASHELKTPLTPLSLKLQSLARELARHPGPVPRGVVERYVEVGARQVKKLAELVGDLLDVSRIAAGRLSLAMEEMELGPLVREVVARYEPQAARAGSTLRLDAEDLRIVGRWDLLRLEQVITNLVDNAVKYGNGKPILVRLEPHDGGARLTVRDQGIGIAPEHLPRLFGRFERAVSERNYGGLGLGLYITRTLVEAMGGRVQVESTLGQGSAFTVVLPSNLGAEQAAHAP, encoded by the coding sequence ATGCACGCCCGTCCAGAACGACATCCCCCCCTCTGGGCCTCCCGCGCCGGACGCTACGGCGTCGCGCTCATCTCCCTCGCCGTCGCATGGGGCCTCGCGTCGTTCATCTCGGCCACCCCGTTCCTGTTCTTCTTCGGCGCGGTGATGGTGTCCGGCTGGTGGGGCGGCTGGGGCCCCGCGCTGGTGACGACGGCCCTGTCCGTGGTGGTGGTGGACTTCTACTTCTTCGAGCCGCTGCTCACCCTCTTTCCAGGCACGAAAGGAGCTGTCTCGCTGGCCGCCTTCGCCGTGCTGGCCCTGCTGATGACGAAGCTGAACGTCATGCTGCGCAAGGTCAACGCGGAGCGGGCCCAGCTCCTGGAGCGCGAACGCGCGGCCCGGAGCGAGGCGGAGGCCGGGCAGGCGAGGCTCCACGCGCTCTTCCGGGACGCCCCCGCCTGCATCATCCTCATGCGAGGCCCCCAGCACGTCTATTCCTTCTCCAACCCGATGAACAACGCGTTGGTGGGGCGGGACGACCTGGTGGGGAAGGAGGCACACCAGGCGCTGCCCTGGGCCGACGCGCGGGGCTTCATCACCATCCTGGACGAGGTCTACCGCACCGGCGTGCCCTTCGTGGGCAACGCCGTGCCGTTTCCCCGCGCCCTCCCCAACGGGGAGACGCAGGAGGTCTGTCTCAACATCGTGTATCAGCCCACCCGGAACGAGAAGGGCCAGGTGGACGGCATCGCCGGCTTCGGCTTCGACGTGACGGACCTGGTCCGCGCCCGCCAGCGCGCGGAGGCCCTGACGCACGAGCTCCAGCAGGCGGAGGCGCGCGACTGGCTCCTGGCGGAGTCGGGCGCGGTGCTGACGTCGTCGCTGGACGACGAGGCGACGCTGCGGAACCTGGCGAAGCGGGTGGTGCCCACCTTCGCGGACTGGTGCGTGGTGGACGTGGCGGAGCCGGATGGCACGTTCCGGCGGCTGGAGGCGGCGCACTTCAGGCCCGAGGATGACGCGCTGGCGGAGGACCTCCTCCGCCATGGGCTCCTGCCCGAGGGCAATCCGGGGCACCCTCCCACGGTGGCCCTGCTGAAGGCGGAGCCCGTCTACATCGAGCACCTGACGCGCGAGCGCGCCCTCGAGCTCGGGCACGACGCGGAGCACGCCCGGGTGATTCGGGCCCTGGGGCCGGTCTCCTTCATCTCCGTGCCGCTGCTTGCCCGTGGACAGGTGCTGGGGGTCCTCTCCTTCATCCACACCTACTCCGGCCGGTACTACACGGCGTCGGACCTGGCCTTCGCCAAGGAGCTGGCCCACCGGGCCGCGCTGTCCATGGAGAACGCCCAGCTCTACGCGGAGGCCCGCGAGGCCATCCGCCTGCGCGACGAGTTCATGTCCATTGCCAGCCACGAGCTGAAGACGCCGCTCACCCCACTGAGCCTGAAGCTCCAGTCGCTCGCGCGGGAGCTGGCCCGGCATCCCGGACCGGTTCCGCGCGGCGTGGTGGAGCGCTACGTGGAGGTGGGCGCGCGACAGGTGAAGAAGCTGGCGGAGCTGGTGGGGGATTTGCTCGACGTGTCCCGCATCGCCGCGGGGCGGCTGTCGCTGGCGATGGAGGAGATGGAGCTGGGTCCGCTCGTCCGGGAGGTGGTGGCCCGCTACGAGCCCCAGGCCGCGCGCGCCGGGTCCACCCTGCGGCTGGACGCGGAGGACCTCCGCATCGTGGGCCGGTGGGACCTGCTGCGCCTGGAGCAGGTCATCACCAACCTGGTGGACAACGCCGTGAAGTATGGGAATGGCAAGCCCATCCTCGTGCGGCTGGAGCCCCATGACGGCGGCGCGCGGCTGACGGTGCGGGACCAGGGCATTGGCATCGCGCCCGAGCACCTGCCCCGCCTCTTCGGCCGCTTCGAGCGCGCCGTGTCCGAGCGCAACTACGGCGGCCTGGGCCTGGGGCTCTACATCACCCGCACGCTGGTGGAGGCCATGGGCGGCCGGGTCCAGGTGGAGAGCACGCTGGGCCAGGGCTCCGCCTTCACCGTGGTCCTCCCCAGCAACCTGGGCGCGGAGCAGGCGGCCCACGCGCCCTGA
- a CDS encoding glycosyltransferase → MSRILIATSPEKGHLNPMAGVALWLRRMGHHVGWLCLPEPAPQLERLGVEVLPLPHAGPPVPTIETGGEALARLVLDEAALGKWIRGLLIDAVPSLLTPVREAVERFRPEVMALDGMQYAAVLAAHDLRIPWAGVSSALSLLEPPVDYGLRRNVRALAGERQALFARHGFDARFRNCECLSPDLNVIFATEAFLGPDAGLPPATHLVGPSTPPEARGDEVDFPWERLGSRPVVYVSFGSQISWQPEVFRTLAEAAAPLGVTVVLSAGELADTEFVYTLPGDVVAVPYTPQRQLLPRVSVLVSHGGANSVMEALTEGVPMLLLPVCNDQPIQAHFLEKSGAGLVRDSRTLSVEDCRAALRQLLEPGTALRQRAAGIAASYQARDGAKGAAERITRLVA, encoded by the coding sequence ATGTCCCGAATCCTGATTGCGACCTCCCCCGAGAAGGGCCACCTCAACCCCATGGCCGGTGTCGCGCTGTGGCTGCGCCGCATGGGCCACCACGTGGGCTGGCTGTGCCTCCCCGAGCCGGCGCCGCAGCTCGAGCGGCTGGGCGTGGAGGTGCTGCCCCTGCCCCACGCCGGGCCGCCCGTGCCCACCATCGAGACGGGAGGCGAGGCGCTCGCGCGGCTGGTGCTCGACGAGGCCGCGCTGGGGAAGTGGATTCGGGGGCTGTTGATTGACGCCGTGCCCTCGCTGCTGACGCCGGTGCGCGAGGCCGTCGAGCGCTTCCGCCCGGAGGTCATGGCGCTGGACGGGATGCAGTACGCCGCCGTGCTGGCCGCCCATGACTTGCGCATCCCCTGGGCCGGGGTGTCCTCCGCGCTGTCGCTGCTGGAGCCGCCGGTCGACTACGGGCTGCGCCGCAACGTGCGCGCGCTGGCCGGGGAACGGCAGGCGCTGTTCGCCCGCCACGGCTTCGATGCCCGCTTCCGCAACTGCGAGTGCCTGTCACCGGACCTCAACGTCATCTTCGCCACGGAGGCCTTCCTCGGCCCCGACGCCGGGCTCCCGCCCGCCACGCACCTGGTGGGCCCGTCCACGCCTCCCGAGGCGCGCGGCGACGAGGTGGACTTCCCCTGGGAGCGGCTGGGCTCCAGGCCCGTGGTGTACGTGTCCTTCGGCAGCCAGATTTCGTGGCAGCCGGAGGTGTTCCGAACGCTCGCCGAAGCCGCCGCCCCCCTGGGCGTCACCGTCGTGCTCAGCGCGGGCGAGCTGGCTGATACAGAATTTGTCTACACGCTTCCGGGTGACGTCGTCGCCGTGCCATACACACCTCAGCGACAACTGCTCCCGCGGGTTTCCGTGCTCGTGTCACACGGCGGCGCCAACTCCGTGATGGAGGCGCTGACCGAAGGCGTTCCGATGCTGCTTCTTCCTGTCTGCAATGACCAGCCCATCCAGGCGCACTTCCTGGAGAAGTCGGGCGCCGGGCTGGTGAGGGATTCGCGCACGCTCTCCGTCGAGGACTGCCGCGCGGCGCTCCGCCAGTTGCTGGAGCCGGGCACGGCGCTGCGCCAGCGGGCGGCCGGCATCGCCGCCTCCTACCAGGCACGGGACGGCGCGAAGGGAGCCGCTGAACGCATCACCCGGCTCGTGGCGTGA
- a CDS encoding asparagine synthase-related protein, with protein sequence MSHASGGPLAALPRYQSSARVASSVWRLNPTGLAPEAVAAFLRHSLRPEESVFQGVRRVPGALPRVRRGTEALADEDTLAERLVAALADRVGRHLAAGAVDVSLSGGVDSATLCALAARQAPGRVRAWTMDVHFADATERRNARTVAREAGVELVDVAIPDAVLPELFEPAVLSQETAILNARAVASFAFYAEARRQGAVTLLSGAGADEVLMGNPEALVGATARVREDRRLAREVLRPGPVDNLGVDQRARLLPWEAGLAPGDEDHPEEVRYAAWVLWELVLPPELRSASTQGVKVHTPYLDAGFADAALALPRDVLARHDAGKWLFRHAVRSLVPDAVRLARKTPRYAQTALSSPVRARWLELYREWLTPDRLGPLEVVDVGAARALLERSARLAPDASEAGGVDRLLMRLCSLAMLHAHASARPPCPES encoded by the coding sequence GTGTCTCACGCCTCTGGCGGCCCGCTCGCCGCCCTGCCCCGCTACCAGTCATCGGCGCGTGTGGCGTCATCCGTGTGGCGGCTCAACCCCACGGGGCTGGCCCCGGAGGCCGTCGCCGCCTTCCTGCGCCATTCGCTGCGGCCCGAGGAGAGCGTGTTCCAGGGCGTGCGCAGGGTGCCCGGGGCGTTGCCTCGCGTGCGGCGCGGCACGGAGGCGCTCGCGGATGAAGACACGCTGGCGGAGCGGCTCGTGGCCGCGCTGGCGGACCGCGTGGGCCGGCACCTGGCGGCGGGCGCGGTGGACGTGAGCCTGAGCGGCGGCGTGGACAGCGCCACGTTGTGCGCCCTGGCCGCGCGGCAGGCCCCTGGACGCGTCCGTGCCTGGACCATGGACGTCCACTTCGCGGACGCCACGGAGCGGCGGAATGCCCGGACGGTAGCGCGTGAGGCCGGCGTCGAGCTGGTGGACGTGGCCATCCCGGACGCGGTGCTCCCCGAGCTGTTCGAGCCCGCTGTGCTGAGCCAGGAGACGGCCATCCTCAACGCCCGCGCCGTGGCGAGCTTCGCCTTCTACGCGGAGGCCAGGCGGCAGGGCGCTGTCACCCTGCTGAGCGGCGCCGGCGCGGACGAGGTGCTCATGGGCAATCCGGAGGCGCTCGTGGGCGCGACGGCCCGGGTGAGGGAGGACCGGCGCCTCGCTCGCGAGGTGCTGCGCCCAGGGCCTGTGGACAACTTGGGGGTGGATCAGCGGGCGCGGCTGCTCCCGTGGGAAGCGGGGCTGGCGCCCGGTGACGAGGATCATCCAGAAGAGGTCCGTTACGCGGCCTGGGTCCTCTGGGAGCTGGTCCTGCCTCCCGAGCTCCGCAGCGCGAGCACACAGGGGGTGAAGGTGCACACGCCCTACCTGGACGCAGGCTTCGCGGACGCGGCGCTGGCGCTTCCCCGGGACGTGCTGGCCCGTCACGACGCGGGCAAGTGGCTCTTCCGGCACGCGGTGCGCTCGCTCGTGCCCGACGCGGTCCGGCTCGCTCGGAAGACGCCGCGTTACGCGCAGACGGCGCTCTCCAGTCCCGTCCGCGCGCGCTGGTTGGAGCTGTACCGGGAATGGCTCACGCCTGACCGGCTGGGGCCGCTGGAGGTCGTCGACGTGGGCGCGGCCCGGGCGCTGCTGGAGCGCTCCGCGCGTCTGGCGCCTGACGCTTCCGAGGCGGGGGGCGTGGACCGGCTGTTGATGCGGCTGTGCTCGCTCGCCATGCTCCACGCCCACGCCAGCGCTCGCCCCCCATGTCCCGAATCCTGA
- a CDS encoding pyridoxamine 5'-phosphate oxidase family protein: protein MEQPRESTTNQPQGVIQGDRREFEALLKDYDTALLTTRGADGHFHTRPMAVAKKHKSGTVLWFATWADTQKVQDLESDPHCSLAFHASEDSATYLSVSGVVEIVRDRRTIHDLWEPGWKPWFPKGPDEGDIALLRFTPEHAEYVHPAGGKLKVLFSTAKALVTKQRPDIAPKKELDLH from the coding sequence ATGGAACAGCCACGCGAGAGCACGACGAACCAGCCGCAGGGTGTCATCCAGGGAGACCGCCGCGAGTTCGAGGCCCTGCTGAAGGACTACGACACCGCGCTCCTCACCACCCGTGGCGCGGACGGGCACTTCCACACGCGGCCCATGGCGGTGGCGAAGAAGCACAAGTCGGGCACCGTGCTCTGGTTCGCCACCTGGGCGGACACGCAGAAGGTGCAGGACCTGGAGTCAGACCCGCACTGCTCCCTGGCCTTCCACGCGTCGGAGGACAGCGCCACCTACCTCTCCGTGTCGGGCGTGGTGGAGATTGTCCGGGACCGGAGGACCATCCATGACCTGTGGGAGCCCGGCTGGAAGCCCTGGTTCCCCAAAGGTCCGGACGAGGGAGACATCGCCCTGCTGCGCTTCACGCCCGAGCACGCCGAATATGTCCACCCGGCGGGCGGGAAGCTCAAGGTCCTCTTCAGCACCGCGAAGGCGCTGGTGACGAAGCAGCGCCCCGACATCGCACCGAAGAAGGAGCTGGACCTGCACTGA
- a CDS encoding phenylacetate--CoA ligase family protein: protein MAGVTTGLSPDLRVAPRANIRRDTASQRPHIPWAESIADGLSRFAALADEDAARADLDARLSFLRAALRDSPYHAARLHAAGLHPGDLQTLEDLRHLPFLDREALAEHWDAVPTPPADADACVVVKSSGSTGAPVNVVRDRRDCLHMWAVLRFLVARAGAVLPARPRVVLLDALPGGLEYSVRLPILRDGALHRLSVLREDALQRLRRVRPAVLFSDPEGLRWLAAQRDVPTPRLVLTSAQHLPAGLRAELASVVPAPVLNYYATTETGPLAWECLRPEAPGRFHVLAPDVWLEPGLDEVVVTRLRPSVLPLLRYRPGDAGRVRRDACACGFHGWTLEHFGGRGACHFVTPAGREVDAWALAWVFKHHALRRFRLTQVETSRFQLELAGASPADVAPLRERLGGALRNLGWTRPCVEVCHVEVSALATGTKPVPFRGPR from the coding sequence GTGGCGGGAGTGACGACGGGCCTGTCCCCGGACCTGCGCGTCGCGCCTCGCGCGAACATCCGCCGGGACACCGCTTCGCAGCGCCCCCACATCCCCTGGGCGGAGTCCATCGCCGATGGCCTGTCCCGCTTCGCCGCCCTTGCCGACGAGGACGCGGCCCGCGCGGACCTGGACGCCCGGCTGTCCTTCCTGCGCGCCGCCCTGCGGGACTCGCCGTACCACGCCGCGAGGCTCCACGCGGCGGGCCTCCACCCGGGGGACCTCCAGACGCTGGAGGATTTGCGTCACCTGCCCTTCCTGGACCGCGAGGCCCTGGCCGAGCACTGGGACGCGGTGCCCACGCCGCCGGCGGACGCCGACGCGTGCGTGGTGGTGAAGAGCTCCGGGTCCACCGGGGCGCCGGTGAACGTGGTGAGGGACAGGCGCGACTGCCTGCACATGTGGGCCGTGCTCCGGTTCCTCGTGGCGCGCGCGGGGGCGGTGCTGCCCGCGCGTCCCCGCGTGGTGCTGCTGGACGCGCTGCCGGGCGGGCTGGAGTACTCCGTGCGCCTGCCCATCCTCCGGGACGGCGCGCTGCACCGCCTCTCCGTGCTGCGGGAGGACGCGCTCCAGCGCCTGCGCCGCGTGCGGCCCGCGGTGCTCTTCTCCGACCCGGAGGGCCTGCGCTGGCTGGCGGCCCAGCGCGACGTGCCCACGCCCCGGCTGGTGCTCACCTCCGCGCAGCACCTGCCCGCGGGCCTGCGCGCGGAGCTCGCGAGCGTGGTGCCCGCGCCCGTCCTCAACTACTACGCAACCACGGAGACGGGGCCGCTGGCCTGGGAGTGTCTACGGCCCGAGGCGCCGGGCCGCTTCCACGTCCTGGCGCCCGATGTCTGGCTGGAGCCGGGCCTGGACGAGGTGGTGGTGACGCGGCTGCGCCCCAGCGTGCTCCCCCTGCTGCGCTACCGCCCGGGCGACGCGGGCCGCGTGCGGCGCGACGCGTGCGCCTGCGGGTTCCACGGGTGGACGCTGGAGCACTTCGGCGGCCGTGGGGCCTGCCACTTCGTCACGCCCGCGGGCCGGGAGGTGGACGCCTGGGCGCTGGCCTGGGTATTCAAACACCATGCGCTGCGGCGCTTCCGGCTGACCCAGGTCGAGACGTCACGCTTCCAGTTGGAGCTGGCGGGCGCGAGCCCCGCGGACGTGGCGCCGCTGCGCGAGCGGCTGGGCGGCGCCTTGCGGAACCTGGGGTGGACGCGGCCATGCGTGGAGGTGTGTCACGTGGAGGTGTCAGCGCTGGCCACCGGCACGAAGCCCGTGCCGTTCCGCGGGCCGCGCTGA
- a CDS encoding ROK family protein: MRDWDVRRLVLPGVSPLEVWNLPVQGRELWEVLGAPRVEADRSAGVPERALAGRLRPALTVALSTLAKRHVVDAVWLSGGLVCLEGFGEMLARVAPALPCPVYAAEHPLFAPAQAGLRLLAPFAPAHPVALDVGQTGIKCVSHTAAPRIFERDTALLPRYFIGMARPTDGRHVKAAVAFIASALRVFSARPPDALCLALPCPLDAMLVPGGCTYGWEGQASLVADILRAALGTEGHGTALVLNDAELATEAARSDARLARHSRVLCLTLGFGPGGALLERR; this comes from the coding sequence ATGCGTGATTGGGACGTGCGGCGACTGGTGCTGCCGGGTGTATCACCGCTGGAGGTGTGGAACCTGCCCGTGCAGGGGCGCGAGCTGTGGGAGGTGCTCGGGGCGCCTCGCGTGGAAGCGGACCGGAGCGCGGGCGTGCCCGAGCGAGCGCTCGCTGGACGGCTGCGCCCGGCCCTCACGGTGGCGTTGTCGACCCTGGCGAAGCGGCACGTCGTGGATGCCGTGTGGCTCAGTGGTGGGCTCGTCTGCCTGGAGGGGTTTGGCGAGATGCTCGCGCGCGTGGCCCCCGCGCTCCCCTGCCCCGTCTACGCGGCGGAGCATCCGCTCTTCGCCCCGGCCCAGGCGGGCCTGCGCCTGTTGGCGCCCTTCGCGCCCGCCCATCCGGTGGCGCTCGACGTGGGGCAGACCGGCATCAAGTGTGTGAGCCACACGGCGGCGCCGCGCATCTTCGAGCGCGACACGGCCCTGCTCCCCCGGTACTTCATTGGAATGGCGCGCCCCACGGACGGGCGCCACGTGAAGGCGGCGGTGGCGTTCATCGCCAGTGCCCTGCGGGTCTTCTCGGCGCGGCCACCCGATGCCCTGTGCCTCGCGCTGCCGTGCCCGCTGGACGCGATGCTGGTGCCAGGAGGCTGCACCTACGGCTGGGAGGGACAGGCGTCGCTGGTGGCGGACATCCTCCGAGCGGCGCTGGGGACCGAGGGGCACGGGACGGCGCTGGTGCTCAACGATGCCGAGCTGGCCACGGAGGCCGCGCGGAGTGATGCGCGGCTGGCGCGTCACTCGCGCGTGCTGTGCCTCACCCTGGGCTTCGGGCCGGGTGGCGCGCTGCTGGAGCGGCGCTGA
- a CDS encoding HNH endonuclease: MTNQDLDWPIRVAAMNALQKLVRQHGEVLPWNVINQGFTYQGETLHFANRARGIFWPRHMRETALSIKTTVPREGREARYDDLRSNEGFQYRFQGTDVESRDNRRLVRGMAWDVPLIYFYGIESGFYRPIWPVYIAEVNPAELSFTVVSAAPDAEVLTPGLHAADPKLLNLERRYATVQMKKRLHQAAFRQHVLRAYSQRCAVCRFPRLELLDAAHILPDRDERGRPEVPNGLALCKLHHGAFDTDLLGIRPDGIIEIAPRLLAERDGPTLEYGLKSFAGKALSVLPESREQQPRRDYLEARYERFLKAS; the protein is encoded by the coding sequence TTGACGAACCAGGACCTCGACTGGCCCATCCGGGTCGCCGCCATGAACGCGCTGCAGAAGCTGGTGCGCCAGCATGGCGAGGTGCTGCCCTGGAACGTCATCAATCAAGGCTTCACGTACCAGGGCGAGACGCTGCACTTCGCCAACCGCGCGCGCGGCATCTTCTGGCCCCGGCACATGCGCGAGACGGCGCTGTCCATCAAGACGACCGTGCCCCGCGAGGGCCGCGAGGCGCGCTACGACGACCTGCGCTCGAACGAGGGCTTCCAGTACCGGTTCCAGGGAACGGACGTCGAATCACGCGACAACCGGCGGCTCGTGAGGGGCATGGCGTGGGACGTCCCGCTCATCTACTTCTACGGCATCGAGTCCGGCTTCTACCGGCCCATCTGGCCCGTCTACATCGCCGAGGTGAACCCGGCCGAGCTGAGCTTCACCGTCGTCTCCGCCGCCCCGGACGCGGAGGTGCTGACGCCCGGGCTCCACGCGGCGGACCCGAAGCTCCTGAACCTGGAGCGCCGCTACGCCACGGTCCAGATGAAGAAGCGGCTGCATCAAGCCGCCTTCCGGCAGCACGTGCTGCGCGCCTATTCGCAGCGGTGCGCGGTGTGCCGGTTCCCCCGTCTGGAGCTGCTGGACGCGGCGCACATCCTTCCGGACCGGGACGAGCGCGGCCGGCCGGAGGTCCCCAACGGGCTCGCGCTCTGCAAGCTCCACCACGGCGCCTTCGACACGGACCTGCTGGGCATCCGCCCCGATGGCATCATCGAAATCGCGCCCCGGCTGCTCGCCGAGCGCGACGGCCCCACGTTGGAGTACGGACTCAAGTCCTTCGCCGGAAAGGCGCTGAGCGTCCTGCCGGAGTCCCGTGAACAGCAGCCGCGCCGCGACTACCTGGAAGCCCGTTACGAGCGCTTCCTCAAGGCGAGCTGA